A single region of the Rhodoligotrophos defluvii genome encodes:
- a CDS encoding PLP-dependent aminotransferase family protein has product MTIWRPDPTALRRPAYLSLADQIARAIVEGKLEAGAQLPTQRHLAEDLRLSTQTVSRAYEELIRRGLLSGEIGRGTFVRPPRREPEPPYLPERLGEIIDLSILKPAGEAIHLERMKAGLRELADTVPASVVLSFRPNVVFPRHRAVAVEWLKACGLRDVAPGTVCLTNGATSAMTIALMTAAPPGSTVATEEIGHHTLVPLASYLGIKLCGIATDDEGILPDALERACEEGDIRAVFVQPSVINPMASLMGETRRRALVAVAQRHRIAIIENDVLGPLVEHKPPPLAALAPDHTLYITSFTKCVLPGLRIGYLVVPDRLVPAAANRHLVTNWMATPLLAELATRWIENGTAMELMLWQRRALHRRHAMAAKAFIDVDYRSHPNALHLWVPLNGHDESQFVAHARLHGVAVAPGRSFFIPPAVHKPAIRVSIGSTSEDQLRPGLERLAHLLRSDPEPALLVI; this is encoded by the coding sequence ATGACAATATGGCGTCCCGACCCCACCGCCCTTCGCAGGCCGGCTTATCTCTCTCTGGCCGATCAGATCGCACGGGCCATTGTGGAGGGCAAGCTGGAAGCCGGGGCGCAGCTGCCGACCCAGCGCCACCTGGCAGAGGATCTGCGCCTGTCGACCCAGACGGTATCGCGCGCCTATGAGGAACTGATCCGCCGGGGGCTGCTGTCCGGTGAAATCGGGCGGGGCACTTTCGTGCGGCCGCCGCGCCGCGAGCCGGAGCCGCCTTACCTTCCTGAACGGCTTGGCGAGATAATCGACCTGTCGATCCTCAAACCGGCCGGCGAGGCCATCCACCTGGAGCGGATGAAGGCCGGCCTTCGGGAGCTGGCGGACACGGTTCCGGCCAGCGTGGTGCTATCGTTCCGGCCGAACGTGGTGTTCCCGCGGCACCGCGCGGTGGCGGTGGAATGGCTCAAGGCCTGCGGCCTGCGGGACGTGGCGCCGGGCACGGTGTGCCTTACCAACGGCGCGACATCTGCCATGACGATCGCGCTGATGACGGCGGCGCCGCCCGGCTCCACAGTGGCCACCGAGGAGATCGGCCACCACACCCTGGTGCCGCTGGCCTCTTATCTCGGCATCAAGCTTTGCGGCATCGCTACGGACGATGAAGGCATCCTGCCCGACGCTCTGGAGCGGGCTTGCGAGGAAGGCGATATCCGCGCCGTATTCGTGCAGCCGAGCGTGATCAATCCCATGGCCTCCCTGATGGGTGAAACGCGCCGCCGGGCCTTGGTCGCGGTGGCCCAGCGCCACCGGATCGCCATTATCGAGAATGACGTGCTGGGGCCACTGGTGGAGCACAAGCCGCCGCCGCTGGCCGCCTTGGCGCCGGACCATACTCTCTATATCACCAGTTTCACCAAGTGCGTGCTGCCGGGCCTACGGATCGGCTATCTCGTGGTGCCCGACAGGCTGGTTCCGGCAGCCGCCAATCGGCACCTGGTCACGAACTGGATGGCAACACCGCTGCTGGCGGAGCTGGCCACCCGCTGGATCGAAAACGGAACGGCCATGGAGCTGATGCTGTGGCAGCGGAGAGCGCTGCATCGCAGGCACGCCATGGCCGCGAAGGCGTTCATTGACGTCGACTATCGATCGCATCCGAATGCCCTGCATCTGTGGGTGCCGCTCAATGGCCATGACGAGAGCCAGTTCGTCGCCCATGCCCGGCTGCACGGGGTGGCGGTCGCACCGGGCCGTTCCTTCTTCATCCCCCCTGCGGTTCATAAGCCTGCAATCCGCGTCTCCATCGGATCCACCAGCGAGGATCAGCTACGTCCTGGGCTGGAACGGCTGGCCCATCTCCTGAGGAGCGACCCCGAGCCGGCGCTGCTGGTCATCTGA
- the ehuB gene encoding ectoine/hydroxyectoine ABC transporter substrate-binding protein EhuB: protein MTKRTRARATLFAGAVAACAVLAGSVLGGPQAGAQEALERLREQGFARIAIANEPPFTEVKPDGSVSGAAPDVARVIFKKLGVPDVVASISEYGAMIPGLQAKRFDAVTAGLFMKPERCRAVAYSEPILCDAEAMAVKKGNPLNLQSYEDVAKHPTAKIGAPGGGNEERLSLQAGVPRDRVIVVPDGQSGIKMLQDGRIDAYSLPVLSINDLLKKANDPNLEIVAPVKGTPIYCDGAAFRKEDAELRDAFDRELAELKKSGEFAKIIEPYGFSAEAAMQTTREKLCTASN from the coding sequence ATGACCAAAAGAACAAGAGCACGGGCCACGTTGTTTGCCGGAGCGGTTGCCGCCTGCGCCGTCCTTGCCGGCAGTGTCCTCGGGGGGCCGCAAGCCGGGGCCCAGGAGGCCTTGGAGCGCCTCCGCGAGCAGGGCTTTGCGCGCATCGCCATCGCCAACGAGCCGCCCTTCACCGAAGTGAAGCCCGATGGTTCAGTCTCCGGCGCGGCACCGGATGTGGCCCGCGTCATCTTCAAGAAGCTTGGGGTTCCGGACGTGGTCGCTTCCATTTCCGAATATGGTGCGATGATCCCCGGCCTGCAGGCGAAGCGCTTCGACGCAGTCACCGCCGGCTTGTTCATGAAACCAGAGCGCTGCCGGGCGGTCGCCTATTCCGAGCCGATCCTGTGCGATGCGGAAGCCATGGCGGTGAAGAAGGGCAATCCGCTCAACTTGCAGAGCTACGAGGATGTGGCCAAGCACCCGACGGCCAAGATCGGTGCGCCGGGTGGCGGCAACGAGGAGCGGCTGTCGCTGCAGGCTGGCGTGCCGCGTGACCGGGTGATCGTGGTGCCGGACGGGCAGAGCGGCATCAAGATGCTGCAGGATGGCCGTATCGATGCCTATTCGCTCCCCGTGCTGTCAATCAACGACCTCCTGAAGAAGGCCAATGACCCGAACCTGGAGATCGTCGCGCCGGTCAAAGGCACGCCGATCTATTGCGATGGCGCCGCCTTCCGCAAGGAAGACGCGGAGCTGCGCGATGCCTTCGATAGGGAGCTCGCGGAACTGAAGAAGTCGGGCGAGTTCGCCAAGATCATCGAGCCTTATGGCTTCTCGGCTGAGGCTGCCATGCAGACCACGCGCGAGAAGCTGTGCACGGCCTCTAACTGA
- the ehuA gene encoding ectoine/hydroxyectoine ABC transporter ATP-binding protein EhuA, whose protein sequence is MAPIIEVQKIRKSFGSFVCLRDLSFSVDPGEKIALIGPSGSGKTTILRILMTLETIDAGFIKVDGDYLFHMERDGALVPADERHLHKMRTKLGMVFQLFNLFPHKSVRDNITLAPMLTQGVKRADAEREAMRLLDMVGMADKADAMPSQLSGGQKQRVAIARALALKPKIMLFDEVTSALDPELVEEVLNVMRKLAAETDMTMLLVTHEMSFAHDFADRVLFFDQGAIIEEGPPDSIFTRPQQERTQTFLKKIIAAGQRV, encoded by the coding sequence TTGGCTCCGATCATCGAAGTTCAGAAAATTCGGAAGAGCTTCGGCAGTTTCGTCTGTCTGAGGGACCTGTCCTTTAGCGTCGATCCCGGGGAAAAGATCGCGCTGATCGGCCCTTCCGGCTCGGGCAAGACCACCATCCTGCGCATCCTGATGACGCTGGAGACGATCGATGCCGGCTTCATCAAAGTGGACGGCGACTACCTGTTCCATATGGAGCGGGATGGCGCGCTGGTGCCGGCAGACGAGCGGCATCTGCACAAGATGCGCACCAAGCTCGGCATGGTGTTCCAGCTGTTCAATCTGTTTCCGCACAAGAGTGTGCGCGACAACATCACGCTCGCGCCGATGCTCACGCAAGGTGTGAAGCGGGCGGATGCGGAGCGCGAGGCCATGCGCCTGCTGGATATGGTGGGCATGGCCGACAAGGCCGATGCCATGCCGTCGCAGCTTTCCGGCGGGCAGAAGCAGCGGGTGGCCATTGCGCGGGCGCTGGCGCTCAAGCCGAAGATCATGCTGTTCGACGAAGTGACCTCGGCGCTCGACCCCGAGCTGGTGGAAGAGGTGTTGAATGTCATGCGCAAGCTTGCGGCCGAGACCGACATGACCATGCTGCTGGTCACGCACGAGATGAGCTTCGCCCACGACTTTGCCGACCGGGTGCTGTTCTTCGACCAGGGCGCAATCATCGAGGAGGGGCCGCCCGACAGCATCTTCACCCGGCCCCAGCAGGAACGCACGCAGACATTTCTGAAGAAGATCATTGCCGCCGGCCAGCGGGTCTGA
- a CDS encoding Lrp/AsnC family transcriptional regulator, with the protein MTSVKLDAIDLRILSEIQKDGRITKLALAERVGLSPTPCWIRLKRLEDASLISGYHARVALKLVAPVALVFMEVTLGAHRQLDFDRFERTIKEVPEVISCWAVGGGVDYLVKVVARDIDAYQRLVDDLLARDIGIDRYFTYIVTKTVKDDPVLPLEKLVNE; encoded by the coding sequence ATGACATCGGTCAAGCTCGATGCGATCGATCTGCGCATCCTGAGCGAAATCCAGAAAGATGGGCGCATCACCAAGCTCGCCTTGGCCGAGCGGGTGGGCCTTTCGCCCACCCCCTGCTGGATCAGGCTCAAGCGGCTGGAAGATGCGAGTCTCATCAGCGGCTATCACGCCCGGGTAGCGTTGAAGCTGGTTGCGCCGGTGGCGCTCGTGTTCATGGAGGTCACCCTCGGGGCCCACCGCCAGCTGGACTTCGACCGTTTCGAGCGGACCATCAAGGAGGTGCCCGAGGTCATATCCTGTTGGGCGGTGGGCGGCGGCGTGGATTATCTGGTCAAGGTCGTGGCCCGTGATATCGACGCCTATCAGCGCCTCGTGGACGACCTCCTTGCCCGCGACATCGGCATCGACCGCTATTTCACCTATATCGTGACTAAGACGGTGAAGGACGACCCGGTGCTGCCTTTGGAGAAGCTGGTTAACGAATAG